The Photobacterium sp. TY1-4 DNA window TCCTGAGCCGATCGCTGAAAACGGTCAGTACCGTATCGCTGGACGGATCTGTAAGGAAGTTGAAGGTGAGCTCAAAACCCATCTGTTCATCCGCTCGGATCTGTTGGCTTCGAAGCAAGATGCTGAAGCATTTATGCTCAATAAGGCCAAAATGTTCATCGATCAGACCGGCGAAAGCATGTTCTGATTTTTTTGAATGCAAAATATGCCGGTACCTGTCACCGGCATATTGCTTATATACGGCAGGGTGAAGCAGCACGGAAGGTATCGTGCCTGAAAATCATTCAAGGAAGATCGGTGACAACGTCCCGCTTTGGCGATCGCGCTATCTCTCTTTGATGCGTTTCAAACGGCTATTTCGAACGCCCAGTGTGCTTTTTTGAACGATTTGAGTGTCAAGTTGAAATGAAGTGGCATTTTATTCGTCTTATTGATGATAATTTACTAATTTCATTTGAGGTTTGACCTCTGTCCATCTGTATTAAACGTTCTTTTATTTCTGTTGTAAGGTAACATCCGACTTCAATAATGATGTTTATGTTTGAAAGTTTTGTATTATTCCTACAAGGTACTTGATATTACTCTGTGGGTTGGATACAAAAATAGAACTTCTTTGCCAATGTTCAGGGAATAATAATGCTAATTGGTGTGCCAAAAGAAACACTCGCCAATGAAACGCGAGTGGCTGCGACGCCGAAAACGGTTGAACAGTTATTAAAAATGGGGTTCAGCGTTGCGATTGAGCATAACGCTGGTATTCATGCAAGTTTCGACGATGCGGCCTATGAAACCGCGGGTGCGAGTGTGGTCTCGACAGAGGAAGTCTGGCAATCAGATGTGATTCTGAAGGTCAATGCACCTCAGGTTAACCCTGAGACTGGTGTTGATGAGTTCGAATTGATCAAAGAAGGGGCAAGCCTGGTTAGCTTTATCTGGCCGGCGCAGAACCCGGAATTGCTTGAAAAGCTTTCGAGCAAAAAAATTAATGTGATGGCGATGGACTCTGTGCCGCGTATTTCACGTGCGCAAGCACTGGATGCGCTGAGCTCCATGGCAAACATCGCCGGTTACCGTGCTGTCGTTGAAGCTGCTCATGAGTTTGGCCGTTTCTTTACCGGGCAAATTACAGCGGCCGGTAAAGTACCACCGGCGAAGGTGCTGGTCGCCGGTGCCGGGGTCGCGGGTCTTGCGGCGATCGGTGCTGCCGGTAGCCTGGGGGCGATTGTTCGTGCCTTTGATGTTCGACCTGAAGTGAAAGAGCAGGTTGAGTCAATGGGTGCAGAGTTCCTGGAAGTTGATTTCAAGGAAGACACCAGCACCGGTGACGGCTATGCCAAAGAGATGTCGGATGAATTCAATAAGGCTGCTGAACGTCTGTACGCTGAGCAGGCTAAAGATGTCGACATTATCATTACCACGGCGCTGATCCCGGGCCGTCCGGCACCGAAACTGATCACCCAGGAAATGGTGGATTCAATGAAGCCGGGCAGTGTCATTGTTGACCTGGCGGCTGCCAACGGTGGTAACTGTGCCTATACCGAAGCTGATAAAGTGATCACCACGGCGAACGGCGTCAAGATTATCGGGTATACCGATATGGTCGGCCGTCTGCCAACACAGTCTTCTCAGCTGTACGGGACCAACCTGGTTAACCTGCTCAAACTACTGTGCAAAGAAAAAGACGGCACCATCGACATTAACTTTGATGATGAAGTTCTGCGTGGTCTGACGGTTATCAAAGAAGGTGAAGTCACCTGGCCGGCGCCACCGATTAAAGTTTCTGCAGCCCAGCCACAACCTGCCAAGCAGGCAGCAGTGGTTGCGCCGAAACAAGCCGAGCCAACCTCTCCTGCGAAAAAGTATGGCTTGATGGCCGCGGGCATTGCTGCCTTTGGTTGGGTGGCCAATGTCGCTCCGGCAGAATTCCTGTCTCACTTTACGGTGTTTGTGCTTGCCTGTGTGGTGGGTTATTACGTGGTATGGAATGTCACGCACGCACTGCATACACCGTTGATGTCGGTGACCAATGCCATCTCCGGGATCATCATCGTCGGGGCATTGCTGCAAATCGGGCAGGGGATCGGTGTCGTCACCTTCCTGGCCTTTATCGCCGTGCTGATTGCCAGCATTAACATTTTCGGTGGCTTCACCGTGACCAAGCGCATGCTTGAAATGTTCCGTAAAGATAAATAAAGGAGTAACAAATGTCTGCAGGAATCGTACAAGCGGCATATCTTGTTGCTGCCGTACTTTTTATCATGTCACTGGCGGGACTTTCCAAGCAGGAAACAGCACGCGCAGGGAACTACTACGGCATCGCCGGGATGGCCATTGCGCTGATTGCAACGATCTTTGGTCCGGAAGCCCAAGGGACCGGCTGGATTATTCTGGCGATGATCATGGGTGGTGCGATTGGTATCCATTACGCGAAGAAAGTTGAAATGACCGAAATGCCGGAGCTGGTTGCCATTCTGCACAGCTTCGTCGGGATGGCTGCGGTTCTGGTTGGTTTTAACACCTTCCTGGACCACGGTGATCTGACCGGTGCCATGCTCAACATCCACTTGGTTGAAATCTTCTTGGGTGTCTTTATCGGTGCGGTTACCTTTACCGGTTCAATTGTTGCGTTCGGTAAACTTCGCGGGCTGATTTCATCTAAGCCGCTGATGCTGCCGCATCGCCATAAGCTGAACCTGGCTGCGGTTGTGGTTTCTATTCTTCTGCTGATGATGTTTGTCAACGCGGAAGGCTCGATGTTCGCGCTGATTATTGTCACTCTGATTGCATTTGCCTTCGGTTACCACCTGGTCGCTTCCATCGGTGGTGCGGATATGCCGGTTGTGGTATCCATGCTGAACTCCTATTCAGGATGGGCCGCAGCGGCAGCGGGTTTCATGCTGGCTAACGATCTGTTGATTGTCACCGGTGCCTTGGTCGGCTCTTCCGGTGCGATTCTGTCTTATATCATGTGTAAGGCGATGAACCGCTCATTCATCAGCGTCATTGCCGGTGGCTTCGGGACTGATGGTTCCGTTTCTACCGGTGATGAAGAGCAGGGTGAACACCACGAAGCTTCTGCTGAAGAAGTTGCGGAAATGCTGAGTGATGCACGTTCGGTGATTATTACTCCGGGATACGGTATGGCTGTTGCTCAGGCTCAGTATCCGGTACATGAAATTACCGAGAAGCTGCGCAAGAAAGGGGTGAACGTTCGTTTCGGGATCCACCCGGTTGCCGGTCGTCTGCCGGGTCATATGAACGTGCTGCTGGCGGAAGCCAAAGTGCCGTATGACATTGTGCTGGAAATGGATGAAATCAACGATGATTTCGAAGAAACCGATGTGGTGTTGGTGATCGGGGCCAATGACACGGTGAACCCGGCTGCGCTGGAAGATCCGAACAGCCCGATTGCCGGAATGCCGGTTCTGGAAGTCTGGGACGCCAAGCATGTGATTGTGTTCAAGCGCTCAATGAATACCGGTTATGCCGGTGTTCAAAACCCGTTGTTCTTCAAAGAAAATACGCAAATGCTGTTTGGTGATGCGAAAGAGTCATGTAACAAGATTCTTGAGCATATCTAACCACGCTGGCATTGCGCATCAATCAGGGAGCCTTCGGGCTCCCTTTTTTAGATTCCGGGGTATAGCTGGAAGTCTATTGTTGTTTTGAGAAGGCCGGGAGTTCGAATCTTTTCTGGCCAACCACGCCGTTAATCCTTCTGATGAATGACAATTTGCTGACATATCACCGGAATTGAGTGATACACTTGCCGGCATGAGAAAGTATGTCTTATTGTTTTCGCTGTTGATTTCAGGGGGAAGCCTTGCATCAACGGATACCTTATCTGATCGCATTGATGCGGTCCGTTCCGAGTTACTCAACAGCGAGCCGCTGGCGACGTACGATTTCAGGCAACTACAAAGCCAATTCCCGAATCCGCTGTTATTGCCATCAAGTTTGCTACCGCAATCCTCGGCATATCCGCTGAAGTCTCTGAGACGCCTTTATGCCAATGCGATCAGCTGTAAAGGCCCCTGGCCGGTCAGCCCGCTGGTGACGCATCCGGTCGTCTTTACCCGGGCAATCTGCAACAACACAATCCTGCCGAAAGGCTGGTTTGTCCGTTCAGGTTATATTCATCCGGGCGGTGGTAGTTATGCTACCCGATATATCGAGAAACATCCGGAAGCAGCCCAGCAACTGGCGGGCTATTTGCACATTCAGGAGCGGGAACTGGCGCCGACCAATACGGCGCTGGGACGGCTTCAGCGTATGAGCAGCGAAGAGATCCAGGTCTATATTGCCGGTGCGAAAACGTTCATTTCCAACGGCGAGCTCTGGATCCGCAATGGCAATGAATATTATGTCTATGATCAGCCGGCCTGGTCGGTGGCGCTGAATAAATACGACATGCATTTTATTCGGTTGAACCAAACGGACTTTTGCCTGGTCAAAAGCGGCAATATCTGTTGGCAGGAAGAAGATAAGTCTCAGCTGACGTTTTATCTGCTGGTCGGTTTGCTGGTCGGCAACATTGCCTTGTTGGTTGGCTGGGGTGTGTACCGGTTGCGGATCCGTCGCCGTGCCATGCAAGAGCGCATGCTGGTGCTGCAGATTCTGACTCACGAATTGCGGACACCGATCGCGAGTCTGGGCATGACAGTTGAGGGTTTCCGCAGGCACTTTGATGCTTTGCCCGAAAGCCTATATGATGAATTCAGGCGGCTTACCGACGATGCCAGACGCTTGCGCCAGCTGGCCGAGGCCAGCAAGGATTATTTGCAAGCAAACCAACAAGAATTAAGCGTTCAGCAGGTTGATTCCTTCAATGAATGGATGGAATACCTGAGTGAACCCTATGCAGGCGTTTCTCTCCAGTTGGCAGAGGATCGCTCTGTCTCGGTCAATATTTACTGGCTGGGCACTTGTATTGATAATTTGTTATCTAATGCCCAGAAATACGGCACTGCGCCGATCACTTTATCGTCATCGTTTCGTGATGGAAAGTTGATTGTAAGAGTTGAAGATAAGGGACAGCTCGGATCAAAAGACTGGGCTCGATTAAGAAAGCCCTTTGTCAGTGAAAAAGGCCTGGGGCTTGGTCTTACAATCGTAGAATCGATGATACGTAGAATGGGCGGACGAATGAAGTTACAAGGTCCGCCTACCACTTTTATTTTGGAGATACCGTGTGAATCAAACACTGCTTCTGGTTGAAGATGACCAAAATTTAGCTGCTGGTTTGCTGGAAAGCCTGAGAGAAGCAGGCTACGAATGCCTCTACGCGGATTGTGCAACAAAAGTCGCTGATCTCTGGCCCCAGGCAGATTTGGTGGTGCTGGATCGCCAGTTACCTGAGGGCGACTCTCTGGATTACCTGAACGGCTGGCTTGAGATGAAGCATTTGCCGGTCATTCTGCTCACAGCCATGGTATCGATTTCTGACAAAGTCGATGGGCTGGATTCAGGTGCAAAAGACTATCTGACCAAGCCGTTTGCCGAAGAAGAGCTGCTGGCACGGATCCGGGTTCATCTCCGCAACGGTGATGAGCAGCCGGCACAAGCGGCCAATGTCATTTCAGTCGGTAATATTGATATTGATCTGGATAGCCGGGAAGTGAAGCAAGGTGAAGATGTCATCGTGCTGACACGCACCGAATTTGAACTGTTGGTCTTTCTGGCCAAGCACTCGGGCCGTGTGTTTACGCGGGATGAGTTGCTGGATCAGGTCTGGGGCTATAACCACTATCCGACTACGCGTACCGTCGATACTCATATTCTTCAGCTACGCCAAAAGTTACCGGGTATCGAAATTGAAACCCTGCGTGGTGTCGGCTACCGAATGAAATCATCGAAGTAATGCGAAAAGAGCTTTCTTTAACCTGTTCGTTGCTGTTCCTCAACTCGGTGCTGGTGTCACCGAGTTTTGCTACGGGTTGGTTTGCCGGGCAGGATGTCTACACGGTCGCTCATCAGCGGTTGTTGGAAGGGAAAACGGCTGATAGCTTTGGCAGCATGGTACAAGCCTGGCAACAGCAGCCTGACGGCACCCAGCAGAATAACCTTAATCAGCTGCTACAACTGGCGATCACCGAGGATTGTGGCCGGAGCTTATCTCAAGGCACGTTACCTGACTGGTTGCCTAACCTGGCGATCCAGCGAGAAGTAATACAAAGCGTCAATCAGACCATGCTGAAGCTCTCGATTAACGGTACCAGCCGAACAGAGCTGAAAGAGGTTCGGTTGTCGAAATGGCCGGATCAGGATGTGATTAATACCACCCCCCGGATTGCGGATGGAGGGTACTTCAATGTCGAGGCGCGTCGACTGGAAGCGCCCGTGGAAGCCGGCCTGTATCAGTTGACCATTACCACGGCTCAGGATGAAGTGTTGAATCAGTGGGTCGTTTTAACGTCTCCGTTGGCGAAGCAGCGGATTGGCTGGAAAGACAGCAAGAACTGGCGAATCGAACAGGGTGGATTGCCGAATCCGGCTTGTCCGTCAGAAGTGCTGTCGATGAGCCTCTATGATCTCAATGACACCAGCTGGACGCCGCTGTGGACCGAAAATGTTGATGGCCGGTTACCCACCACGTTGCCGGTGATTGATGTCGCAGACGGTCGCTACTGGCTGAGTGTCGGTCTGATTGAAAGCCGCTGGCAAGGCAATATTGCGATTCTGGATATCCAGCGTATCACCCGCCCGGTAGATTATCCGGGATTCTGACCCGGTCAAAGCCCAGAATATGAATTAAAGACTAAGCCCGCTCGGTTGCACAAACCTGGCGGGCTGTTTTATCTTTGCTCATGCTGTCACGTCGTTTCCACGGGACCCTGCTTTTTGTCTTAAAGATGTATTTTCATTGCAACTTTAAAGGTGTATTATTCATGCATGTTTAAATGATGCGATAGGTAGCCGTATGATGCAGATTCTTGATCAAGCCAAGGAGCAACGGATCCCCCCACTTTTTCGTCTGGCTTTTCGACCGTTTTTCCTGGCCGGAAGCGCTTTTTCGGTGATTGCCATGGTGATTTGGGCCATGTTCTGGTCAGGGACTGTTAATCTTTCTGGGTGGATGTATGGTCATCCCATCTGGTGGCATAGCCATGAAATGTTGTTTGGATTTACCGGGGCCATTATTGTCGGTTTTCTCCTGACGGCGGTGCAAAACTGGACCGGCAATCCCGGCGTAAGAGGCTGGCGGCTGGCCATCATCTTTTGTTGCTGGCTTGTGGCACGACTTGGGCTGCTTTTTTCAACGCCCGGGTGGGTGTGGATGGTATTTGATCTACTGTGGATGCCATTAGCCGCTTATTTCCTGGCGAAGCCAATTGTGCTGCGGAAGCAATGGAATAACTTGTTTTTCTCTCCGTTGATTTTATTGCTGACTTACTTAAATGCGCGCTTTCATTTGATTGCCCTGGGCATCTCAGATGATAACGTGCATCACGTGTCGATGGTGGCTATTGTTACAATTTCAGTGATTGTACTGGTTGTTGGGGGCAGGGTGATTCCATTTTTCACCTGGCGAGGCACCCAAACCGAGCAGATCACTCGGATCACCTGGCTCGAGCGCGCAGCACTGATCCCGTGCTGGCTACTCTTGGCTTGTGTGCTACTCCCTATTCCGATTGCGATCCGTGAGGTGGCACTGCCAGGGTTGCTGGCTGCAACGGCTGTATTTAACTTGCTGCGCTTTTTGCGCTGGCGGACTTGGTCGACATTGAGCGTGCCGCTACTGTGGCTGCTGCATTTTGCTTATCTGTTTATGATTCTCGGGTTGTTACTGCTTGCCGCGCAACAAATGACGGGGGCGGTAAGTTACAGTGTCGCGCTTCATTTTATGACGGTTGGCGGGATTGGAGCGATGATTCTGGCGATGATAGCCCGGGTCTCGTTAGGTCATACCGGACGCCCGCTTCAAATCCGGCGCTGGATGGTTGCAGGCTTTGTCCTCATGATGTGTTCAGCTTTGGCGCGGACGTTAATGCTGATGATTTTTCCGTCGCTGGCAATCAGCAGCTATATCGTTTCTGCGCTGTTGTGGGCTTGCGCATTCGGGATTTTCACCGTGGTTTATTATCCAATCCTAACGTGTCCACGATTGGACGGCAGACCGGGTTAGTGACATTGGGTACTTTTATGCCTAAAATACCGCTCCATTTTCAATGAGCAGAAATATACAGTCATGCTGAATAACACGCCAACATTGACGCACGAGCAGCAGCAACAGGCTGCTGAACGAATCCATGAACTCATGGCTCAGGGAATCAGCAGCGGGGAGGCAATCATGATGGTTGCGAATGAAATTCGCGAGGCTGACGCGAAAAACCAGGCACAGGACAGCGATGCAGACGCTGAATAGTGCGGTAAAACAGGATACGGACAGGCGCCAATTGGCGCCTGTTTTTTCATCAAATTGTGCGTAAAATCTCAACTGTGTCAATAGGGTTTAGCAAAGTGTTCCGAGCTGAAATACACTTGAAGCGTTAGCTTTTTGTATGAACTTTTACACAGGGGGGGCGGATGAATAATCGGTACTTAAAAGCACGTACATTAGCCAGAGCAAAGCATCAGGGCCAAATGTATGGCAGTGTCCCGTATTATGTCCACCTTGAAGCGGTATCCCGCCTGGCCAGCCCGTTTGGCACTGATGCGATGGTTGTCGCGCAACTTCATGATGTTATTGAAGATACGGAAACCAGTGTTGATGAATTGGCCGCAGATTTCGGATTTCTGGTTGCCGATGCCGTCGCCTATATCAGCGATGGCAAGTTTGATAATCGGTTGTCACGCAAAGCTGAAATTCATCAGCGTTTGGCTGCGTTAGATGTTGATGAAGAAGCGGCCAGAATTGCGCTGATTGTGAAGGCTTGCGATCGGTTGGCAAATGTTCGCGCCAGC harbors:
- a CDS encoding YoaH family protein, which encodes MLNNTPTLTHEQQQQAAERIHELMAQGISSGEAIMMVANEIREADAKNQAQDSDADAE
- the pntA gene encoding Re/Si-specific NAD(P)(+) transhydrogenase subunit alpha, translating into MLIGVPKETLANETRVAATPKTVEQLLKMGFSVAIEHNAGIHASFDDAAYETAGASVVSTEEVWQSDVILKVNAPQVNPETGVDEFELIKEGASLVSFIWPAQNPELLEKLSSKKINVMAMDSVPRISRAQALDALSSMANIAGYRAVVEAAHEFGRFFTGQITAAGKVPPAKVLVAGAGVAGLAAIGAAGSLGAIVRAFDVRPEVKEQVESMGAEFLEVDFKEDTSTGDGYAKEMSDEFNKAAERLYAEQAKDVDIIITTALIPGRPAPKLITQEMVDSMKPGSVIVDLAAANGGNCAYTEADKVITTANGVKIIGYTDMVGRLPTQSSQLYGTNLVNLLKLLCKEKDGTIDINFDDEVLRGLTVIKEGEVTWPAPPIKVSAAQPQPAKQAAVVAPKQAEPTSPAKKYGLMAAGIAAFGWVANVAPAEFLSHFTVFVLACVVGYYVVWNVTHALHTPLMSVTNAISGIIIVGALLQIGQGIGVVTFLAFIAVLIASINIFGGFTVTKRMLEMFRKDK
- the vxrA gene encoding sensor histidine kinase VxrA encodes the protein MRKYVLLFSLLISGGSLASTDTLSDRIDAVRSELLNSEPLATYDFRQLQSQFPNPLLLPSSLLPQSSAYPLKSLRRLYANAISCKGPWPVSPLVTHPVVFTRAICNNTILPKGWFVRSGYIHPGGGSYATRYIEKHPEAAQQLAGYLHIQERELAPTNTALGRLQRMSSEEIQVYIAGAKTFISNGELWIRNGNEYYVYDQPAWSVALNKYDMHFIRLNQTDFCLVKSGNICWQEEDKSQLTFYLLVGLLVGNIALLVGWGVYRLRIRRRAMQERMLVLQILTHELRTPIASLGMTVEGFRRHFDALPESLYDEFRRLTDDARRLRQLAEASKDYLQANQQELSVQQVDSFNEWMEYLSEPYAGVSLQLAEDRSVSVNIYWLGTCIDNLLSNAQKYGTAPITLSSSFRDGKLIVRVEDKGQLGSKDWARLRKPFVSEKGLGLGLTIVESMIRRMGGRMKLQGPPTTFILEIPCESNTASG
- a CDS encoding DUF2861 family protein, producing the protein MRKELSLTCSLLFLNSVLVSPSFATGWFAGQDVYTVAHQRLLEGKTADSFGSMVQAWQQQPDGTQQNNLNQLLQLAITEDCGRSLSQGTLPDWLPNLAIQREVIQSVNQTMLKLSINGTSRTELKEVRLSKWPDQDVINTTPRIADGGYFNVEARRLEAPVEAGLYQLTITTAQDEVLNQWVVLTSPLAKQRIGWKDSKNWRIEQGGLPNPACPSEVLSMSLYDLNDTSWTPLWTENVDGRLPTTLPVIDVADGRYWLSVGLIESRWQGNIAILDIQRITRPVDYPGF
- a CDS encoding NnrS family protein, whose translation is MMQILDQAKEQRIPPLFRLAFRPFFLAGSAFSVIAMVIWAMFWSGTVNLSGWMYGHPIWWHSHEMLFGFTGAIIVGFLLTAVQNWTGNPGVRGWRLAIIFCCWLVARLGLLFSTPGWVWMVFDLLWMPLAAYFLAKPIVLRKQWNNLFFSPLILLLTYLNARFHLIALGISDDNVHHVSMVAIVTISVIVLVVGGRVIPFFTWRGTQTEQITRITWLERAALIPCWLLLACVLLPIPIAIREVALPGLLAATAVFNLLRFLRWRTWSTLSVPLLWLLHFAYLFMILGLLLLAAQQMTGAVSYSVALHFMTVGGIGAMILAMIARVSLGHTGRPLQIRRWMVAGFVLMMCSALARTLMLMIFPSLAISSYIVSALLWACAFGIFTVVYYPILTCPRLDGRPG
- a CDS encoding phosphohydrolase; the protein is MNNRYLKARTLARAKHQGQMYGSVPYYVHLEAVSRLASPFGTDAMVVAQLHDVIEDTETSVDELAADFGFLVADAVAYISDGKFDNRLSRKAEIHQRLAALDVDEEAARIALIVKACDRLANVRASLHGEASYFSLYQQEHTNFKEAVYRQGLCEAIWWELDNLINRSQAS
- a CDS encoding response regulator transcription factor yields the protein MNQTLLLVEDDQNLAAGLLESLREAGYECLYADCATKVADLWPQADLVVLDRQLPEGDSLDYLNGWLEMKHLPVILLTAMVSISDKVDGLDSGAKDYLTKPFAEEELLARIRVHLRNGDEQPAQAANVISVGNIDIDLDSREVKQGEDVIVLTRTEFELLVFLAKHSGRVFTRDELLDQVWGYNHYPTTRTVDTHILQLRQKLPGIEIETLRGVGYRMKSSK
- the pntB gene encoding Re/Si-specific NAD(P)(+) transhydrogenase subunit beta, with translation MSAGIVQAAYLVAAVLFIMSLAGLSKQETARAGNYYGIAGMAIALIATIFGPEAQGTGWIILAMIMGGAIGIHYAKKVEMTEMPELVAILHSFVGMAAVLVGFNTFLDHGDLTGAMLNIHLVEIFLGVFIGAVTFTGSIVAFGKLRGLISSKPLMLPHRHKLNLAAVVVSILLLMMFVNAEGSMFALIIVTLIAFAFGYHLVASIGGADMPVVVSMLNSYSGWAAAAAGFMLANDLLIVTGALVGSSGAILSYIMCKAMNRSFISVIAGGFGTDGSVSTGDEEQGEHHEASAEEVAEMLSDARSVIITPGYGMAVAQAQYPVHEITEKLRKKGVNVRFGIHPVAGRLPGHMNVLLAEAKVPYDIVLEMDEINDDFEETDVVLVIGANDTVNPAALEDPNSPIAGMPVLEVWDAKHVIVFKRSMNTGYAGVQNPLFFKENTQMLFGDAKESCNKILEHI
- a CDS encoding HlyU family transcriptional regulator; translated protein: MGFFSKLFGLEKDKKVIEVEPVEYEGYLIYPEPIAENGQYRIAGRICKEVEGELKTHLFIRSDLLASKQDAEAFMLNKAKMFIDQTGESMF